One segment of Desmodus rotundus isolate HL8 chromosome 6, HLdesRot8A.1, whole genome shotgun sequence DNA contains the following:
- the GARIN3 gene encoding Golgi-associated RAB2 interactor protein 3 isoform X1 → MSSECLLPYYTARSYRSMGVFNTSMGDLQRQLYKGGEYEIFKYAPMFESDFIQISKKGEMIDVHNRVRMVTVGIASTSPILPLPDVMLLARPTKVCDEHARHARPTKRRGRKPAKTLELTRLLPLKFVKISIHNREKQQLRLKLATGRTFYLQLCPSSDAREDLFCYWEKLVYLLRPPVESCSSTPTQRTGDTMTTEDDKSLVISELQGEGDQNNVSLHKLCDVSRATSSGYAGGERMPGSSSISKTPGTAEGAARGPATGLAVAGTATSPSANVAVAGVGTKPTANMAVAGVGTNRAANVAVAGVGTNRAANVAVAGARTNPTANMAVAGAGTNPTANMVVAGAGTTPTANVAVAGAGTSPTAGALSIAATKNVGSGQVGSALVGATSKGPGESGSIKAVAGAANISSENTNVVLVGAASSSSLGSSIATAGAASVSPASSILFAGTVITKSPATERAKGPVTGPLVSTLKSEGYMSERDGSQKVSQPGAEAQKEKKEKREKKDRVSTRKSSHRHRTGGGKSSRKSSSHRTSSGHKSTRDDKKEKGQSSVKGRGHSSHKSASHSSTAKESRTAHKPGKSRSSSSGNLSKQSSRIGSFFRSFRVTRGSKTEVSSHNREMDFVAKKVGKRNIEAKVEKGPGGQDLEICETVTSEMTETIFIENKPV, encoded by the exons ATGAGCAGTGAATGTTTGTTACCTTATTACACAGCCCGCAGCTACCGTTCAATGGGTGTGTTCAATACCTCCATGGGGGACCTGCAGAGACAACTGTACAAGGGAGGAGAGTATGAGATTTTCAAGTATGCACCAATGTTTGAGAGTGACTTTATCCAGATTAGCAAGAAAGGAGAGATGATTGATGTACACAACCGTGTCCGAATGGTGACGGTAGGCATCGCATCTACCAGCCCCATCCTCCCACTACCTGACGTCATGCTGCTGGCCCGGCCAACTAAAGTTTGTGATGAGCATGCCAGACATGCCCGGCCCACCAAGAGGAGAGGTCGCAAGCCTGCAAAGACCCTAGAGCTCACCAGGCTGCTGCCCTTGAAGTTTGTCAAGATCTCCATCCACAATCGTGAGAAACAGCAGCTGCGCCTGAAGCTGGCTACCGGCCGTACTTTTTATCTGCAGCTCTGTCCCTCTTCAGATGCACGAGAAGACCTATTTTGCTATTGGGAAAAACTGGTCTATCTCCTGAGACCACCAGTGGAGAGTTGCAGCAGTACCCCGACACAACGAACTGGGGACACGATGACCACAGAGGATGACAAGAGCTTGGTG ATCTCAGAACTCCAAGGAGAAGGGGATCAGAATAATGTGAGCCTTCACAAGCTTTGTGATGTCTCCAGAGCCACTTCTTCTGGTTATGCTGGGGGAGAGAGAATGCCTGGTTCAAGTTCCATCAGCAAAACTCCAGGGACTGCCGAAGGAGCAGCAAGGGGGCCAGCCACAGGCCTGGCAGTAGCAGGAACAGCTACAAGCCCTTCAGCAAATGTGGCAGTAGCAGGAGTGGGAACAAAACCTACAGCAAACATGGCGGTGGCAGGAGTGGGAACAAATCGAGCAGCGAACGTGGCGGTAGCAGGAGTGGGAACAAATCGAGCAGCAAACGTGGCAGTAGCAGGAGCAAGAACAAACCCTACAGCAAACATGGCAGTAGCAGGAGCAGGAACAAATCCTACAGCAAACATGGTGGTAGCAGGAGCAGGAACAACTCCTACAGCAAACGTGGCAGTAGCAGGAGCAGGAACAAGTCCTACAGCAGGTGCTTTAAGCATAGCAGCAACCAAGAATGTGGGCTCAGGCCAGGTAGGCTCGGCCCTGGTTGGAGCCACCAGCAAGGGTCCAGGAGAAAGTGGATCCATCAAGGCCGTGGCAGGTGCAGCCAACATATCCTCAGAGAATACGAATGTGGTCTTGGTGGGTGCTGCCAGCTCATCCTCCTTAGGTAGTTCCATTGCAACGGCAGGGGCTGCCAGTGTCTCCCCGGCGAGCAGCATTCTGTTTGCAGGCACAGTGATAACCAAAAGTCCTGCCACAGAAAGAGCTAAAGGCCCAGTAACAGGACCCCTCGTCTCAACCCTGAAGAGTGAAGGCTACATGAGTGAACGTGACGGAAGCCAGAAGGTCTCCCAGCCCggagctgaggctcagaaggaaaaaaaagaaaagagggaaaagaaggacaGGGTTTCCACGAGAAAGAGCTCCCATCGCCACAGGACAGGAGGGGGCAAGTCATCCCGGAAATCATCCTCCCACAGGACATCATCTGGCCATAAAAGCACAAgagatgacaaaaaagaaaaagggcagaGCAGCGTAAAGGGCAGAGGACACAGCTCTCACAAGAGTGCCAGCCACAGTTCCACCGCTAAGGAGTCGAGGACAGCTCACAAACCAGGGAAGAGCAGATCTAGCAGTTCAGGTAATTTAAGTAAGCAGTCCAGTAGGATTGGCTCTTTCTTCAGGAGCTTCAGAGTCACTCGTGGTTCAAAAACAGAGGTCTCGTCACACAACAGAGAGATGGACTTCGTGGCTAAGAAGGTAGGGAAGCGCAACATCGAGGCCAAGGTAGAGAAAGGCCCGGGTGGCCAGGATCTGGAGATCTGTGAGACCGTGACATCAGAGATGACAGAGACAATCTTCATAGAAAACAAACCCGTTTAA
- the GARIN3 gene encoding Golgi-associated RAB2 interactor protein 3 isoform X2, with the protein MSSECLLPYYTARSYRSMGVFNTSMGDLQRQLYKGGEYEIFKYAPMFESDFIQISKKGEMIDVHNRVRMVTVGIASTSPILPLPDVMLLARPTKVCDEHARHARPTKRRGRKPAKTLELTRLLPLKFVKISIHNREKQQLRLKLATGRTFYLQLCPSSDAREDLFCYWEKLVYLLRPPVESCSSTPTQRTGDTMTTEDDKSLVISELQGEGDQNNVSLHKLCDVSRATSSGYAGGERMPGSSSISKTPGTAEGAARGPATGLAVAGTATRTTPTANVAVAGAGTSPTAGALSIAATKNVGSGQVGSALVGATSKGPGESGSIKAVAGAANISSENTNVVLVGAASSSSLGSSIATAGAASVSPASSILFAGTVITKSPATERAKGPVTGPLVSTLKSEGYMSERDGSQKVSQPGAEAQKEKKEKREKKDRVSTRKSSHRHRTGGGKSSRKSSSHRTSSGHKSTRDDKKEKGQSSVKGRGHSSHKSASHSSTAKESRTAHKPGKSRSSSSGNLSKQSSRIGSFFRSFRVTRGSKTEVSSHNREMDFVAKKVGKRNIEAKVEKGPGGQDLEICETVTSEMTETIFIENKPV; encoded by the exons ATGAGCAGTGAATGTTTGTTACCTTATTACACAGCCCGCAGCTACCGTTCAATGGGTGTGTTCAATACCTCCATGGGGGACCTGCAGAGACAACTGTACAAGGGAGGAGAGTATGAGATTTTCAAGTATGCACCAATGTTTGAGAGTGACTTTATCCAGATTAGCAAGAAAGGAGAGATGATTGATGTACACAACCGTGTCCGAATGGTGACGGTAGGCATCGCATCTACCAGCCCCATCCTCCCACTACCTGACGTCATGCTGCTGGCCCGGCCAACTAAAGTTTGTGATGAGCATGCCAGACATGCCCGGCCCACCAAGAGGAGAGGTCGCAAGCCTGCAAAGACCCTAGAGCTCACCAGGCTGCTGCCCTTGAAGTTTGTCAAGATCTCCATCCACAATCGTGAGAAACAGCAGCTGCGCCTGAAGCTGGCTACCGGCCGTACTTTTTATCTGCAGCTCTGTCCCTCTTCAGATGCACGAGAAGACCTATTTTGCTATTGGGAAAAACTGGTCTATCTCCTGAGACCACCAGTGGAGAGTTGCAGCAGTACCCCGACACAACGAACTGGGGACACGATGACCACAGAGGATGACAAGAGCTTGGTG ATCTCAGAACTCCAAGGAGAAGGGGATCAGAATAATGTGAGCCTTCACAAGCTTTGTGATGTCTCCAGAGCCACTTCTTCTGGTTATGCTGGGGGAGAGAGAATGCCTGGTTCAAGTTCCATCAGCAAAACTCCAGGGACTGCCGAAGGAGCAGCAAGGGGGCCAGCCACAGGCCTGGCAGTAGCAGGAACAGCTACAA GAACAACTCCTACAGCAAACGTGGCAGTAGCAGGAGCAGGAACAAGTCCTACAGCAGGTGCTTTAAGCATAGCAGCAACCAAGAATGTGGGCTCAGGCCAGGTAGGCTCGGCCCTGGTTGGAGCCACCAGCAAGGGTCCAGGAGAAAGTGGATCCATCAAGGCCGTGGCAGGTGCAGCCAACATATCCTCAGAGAATACGAATGTGGTCTTGGTGGGTGCTGCCAGCTCATCCTCCTTAGGTAGTTCCATTGCAACGGCAGGGGCTGCCAGTGTCTCCCCGGCGAGCAGCATTCTGTTTGCAGGCACAGTGATAACCAAAAGTCCTGCCACAGAAAGAGCTAAAGGCCCAGTAACAGGACCCCTCGTCTCAACCCTGAAGAGTGAAGGCTACATGAGTGAACGTGACGGAAGCCAGAAGGTCTCCCAGCCCggagctgaggctcagaaggaaaaaaaagaaaagagggaaaagaaggacaGGGTTTCCACGAGAAAGAGCTCCCATCGCCACAGGACAGGAGGGGGCAAGTCATCCCGGAAATCATCCTCCCACAGGACATCATCTGGCCATAAAAGCACAAgagatgacaaaaaagaaaaagggcagaGCAGCGTAAAGGGCAGAGGACACAGCTCTCACAAGAGTGCCAGCCACAGTTCCACCGCTAAGGAGTCGAGGACAGCTCACAAACCAGGGAAGAGCAGATCTAGCAGTTCAGGTAATTTAAGTAAGCAGTCCAGTAGGATTGGCTCTTTCTTCAGGAGCTTCAGAGTCACTCGTGGTTCAAAAACAGAGGTCTCGTCACACAACAGAGAGATGGACTTCGTGGCTAAGAAGGTAGGGAAGCGCAACATCGAGGCCAAGGTAGAGAAAGGCCCGGGTGGCCAGGATCTGGAGATCTGTGAGACCGTGACATCAGAGATGACAGAGACAATCTTCATAGAAAACAAACCCGTTTAA